The Drosophila bipectinata strain 14024-0381.07 chromosome 3L, DbipHiC1v2, whole genome shotgun sequence region TCCGTTCGCCGTGAAGTAAGAGATTGTCCTGAAACCGTGACATTTCTGGTGTGTGGgtgaaaaataaatgcaaattgtTGTAAAATGCTTTGCAGTGGTGTGCGTGTTGATAAGTGCAATACGCAAAAGTAAGAACATTGAGCGCAAATACGGCAAATACTGATTATTTACGGGCATCAGTTTTGATAGGTAGGTATTGTACGCTTAAGCATGTCTTCCTCAATTCGGCCAGCAGCCGAGCCAGCAATTAAATTAAGTTCTAATCAAATTGTTTactgacaaaaacaaaaacaataacctGCATATGTGCTCCCCAGACACCGTTAACCCATCGGGGGCGAAAAAAAGTGCATATGATGCTgccgcctgcctgcctgcctgcctgaaTTCCAGTTTCCgattttcctcatttttcTTGACTTGACTTTTTCGCCCTATTTCGCTCGCTGGGTTAATTGTAGGCCAAGTTTGCCGGAGCCGAGAGTGGGGCTCCAAGATCCCCACGCTGTGTTCGTGTTCGTGGCCGTTGCCGTGTTTGTGTGGGTCTCTGCCTTCTCTGCCCGTGTCGCCGTTTTGCAATGGCAAGAGAAAATCAATAAGCTTGCAAAATAGAAGAAAGGAGACATCCGAGCGTCCGCTtgtggatatggatatggaaaagaaaaaaaataaatacctaTTGTTATTCGCAGTGATGTAGCTTACTATATATGCTAATTATGCTAAAACGCTGGCGTGCTCTATAAATGCTCGAACCGGAATGCCTAATGACTAATTATTTCGCAAGTTCGCACTTTTCATGACAAATTACTTAGATCCTTTCCCTACAAATCTATTTTTACCAAATCTGCTTAAATTTTACGCAAAACTTTAAGTCACTGAACCAAGAAATCAATTAGCTTTAGTTAAGTGGCTTTGTTGGATCGATTCTTTCAAAAATACAATGTATTTCAAAGGggttttcaattatttaagTAAAGTTAAGTAATAATATAAAAGAGATAGTAATATTTGTAACAAGTAACAATTAATTAGTTTGCATTTTACGTCAAtctcttatttgttttttattgttatcttgtataaataaataatcaagtcTACGATAAACAAAAGTAACCactgcgtatacttaatattaatAGGAAGATAACGGGCAATGACCCTATGAGACTCGACTACCTTCCCTTTTCGTCCTCCTGCGGACATGGCGATCGCATTGGTTGACCGCTTAAGATCCTCTCAATtgaattgttattgttttggtttggAAGCACTTCCAAAAATAGACTGCAACTCGACGATGTGGCCGGACGGACAACAATGGCAACATCCCATGCAGCGTGGGCCCCACGCAGAAAGAAGAGTGCTCCGCTCGATGCTGTGGGCCTGAGGATTGATGGTGGATATTTTTAGTGCAGGTCCAATTAAGTTCAATTAGAGACCAAAAGAGCTTATCGCTTCGCATCTGATTTACTGTCCAGATTTGCTTCAACTTCCCCCGTTCCCCAGTAAACAGGGTCAACGTATGGCGACTTGCCGAAATATTATGATTCTTAAAGCGCACTTTGAAGTAAacatgactatatcttacatattttctttaaaaaaaatatatagtaaaAGAAACCATTTTAGTCGGCGGGTTTAAGTAAAGTCTATGTTATAATTTAAACACCTTAGTGTTTAATAAACTAATTATCACTTCCAAAATATAATGTTTACTTAGCATAGATGATAGATGTTTCGGAATGGGCAATAAATTTAAGAAGTTTATGCAATAATTAGCActaatattacaaaaaatcgGTCATAAACtttagatatatattttattattttttttataaatacataaaataagtgttgatatttattttcagaTTTCCGACACCAGTGCCGAGGAGCTACCCAAAAATGGACAACGAGCAGCCGCATCAAGAGTTGGTGAAGTGCGTCCTGGTGGGGGATACCGCGGTGGGCAAGACGCGCCTGATCTGCGCGAGAGCCTGCAACAAGCACGTCTCGCTGTCCCAGCTACTTTCCACCCATGTTCCGACTGTCTGGGCAATCGACCAGTACCGCATATATAAAGATGTACGTATATACTCCTTTATTTATAAATCTGAATTAGTTTTAATGCACTTTTCCAGGTTCTCGAGCGGTCCTGGGAGGTGGTTGATGGAGTCAATGTTTCTTTGCGTCTTTGGGACACTTTCGGGGATCATGACAAGGACCGTCGCTTTGCCTATGGACGGTAAGCGatacataaaatttattatttcataaaaataccCATTACTTACTCCTCCAACAGGTCCGATGTAGTGCTTCTTTGTTTCTCGATTGCCAGTCCGATTTCCCTGCGAAACTGCAAGGCCATGTGGTACCCTGAAATTCGCCGCTTCTGCCCAGACGTACCGGTTATACTGGTAGGTTGCAAGAACGACCTGCGATACATGTACCGAGATGAGAACTATCTTTCGTACTTCGGCGAGAAGGGCACCTTTGTTCGGTATGCaaggctttttatttttatttcttaattttattgaaattattttgtagAGCCGCTTTAAAAAGTGATCTGGTCATGCCGGACGAGGCTCGTGCTGTGGCCAAGGAGCTGGGAGTGGCCTACTATGAGACCAGTGTGTTTACCTACTTTGGGGTGAACGAGGTCTTCGAGAACGCCATCCGGTCGGCGTTGATCGCTCGCCGGCAGCAGCGCTTCTGGATGACGAACCTGAAGAAGGTTCAGAAGCCACTGCTGCAGGCACCGTTCCGCCCACCaaagccaccaccaccagaggTCACCGTTATGGTCGGAAACTATCGGCAGGATATATACAACATGTTCCTGTCGCAGGCTTACACAGATCTCGTCCTGTTGGGCTCGGGTGGCACGAAATTCGCCGTGCACCGGTTCATGCTGGCCGCCGCATCTAACATCTTTCAGCGTCTGCTGAGCACAGAGCTAAGTGACATGGGAGGCCGGAGCAGCAGCGAGTCGAGTATGGTGAGCTCTACGTTTGGAGAAGCCACTATAGCTGACTTCAACGACGACACCGAGTCCTTAATCCGCTACGAAACACGCACACAACGGTAGGTGGTCCTTTTTGTGTTCCTTTTGTTGATTCATTGATTCATTCATTATGTCAGCATGTGGGAGCATTTGAAACGGCGCTCCAGTTATCAGGCCTTACCCCTGATGGAGTCGAAACGGTCCAGCGATCTGTACAGGGAGCTGCATCATCCAGTTCTTCAAAGCATCCGTCTGGTGCACGTGGAGAACCAGCGCGGCGTGAACGGACTCCAGACCATTGTCACCCTCAGCAAACTCATCTCCCCGCAAGCGCTGAACCAATGCCTAAGATTCATTTACACCGGAACCATTGACAAAGATTCCAATAATCTGCAAGTGAGTAACTGGAAGAATTCTTCCATTTCCAAAGTAATCTTGAATCGTCTTTTTAGGAAATAAGAGAAGCTGCCGATCTGTTAGAACTGCCGCAACTAACCCAGGTACTGTCCAGGCCCTCGACTGTCTTGGAGAGCTCCAGCGATGATCCAAGCCCGCACATTTGTCTTGTAAGAAGAActaaaatattcattaaagGTTTagaattgaaaataattacttTTTGTTCCCCAGCGCATCAAAGAAAGCTTAGAGCGACATTGCATTGGTGATGGGTGCTTTAGCGATGTCACCTTTGAGTTGGATGATGGTCTTATGAAGGTAAGTTTACTTTAAACCTGCTCATTAAAGAAGTTAATACAAGTCTTTTTAAATCTAGGCCCATAGGGCTGTTCTGGTTGGCCGTTGTGATGTCATGCGTGCCATGTTGCTGGGCGACTTCCGTGAAGCGCATTCAAATGTGGtatgatttttgaaaaaactaTCTTAAATGccagtttaaataaaataataactcTCCTCTAGATTGTGTTCCCTGGCGTTACAATCTACACATTCCATAAGCTGCTGTGCTATCTGTACACGGACCAGATTCCCCCAATTTCGGCTGTCAAGTGCCTAAACCTAttggagctggccaaccgacTCTGCCTGCCGCGTCTGATTAATCTGGTTGAGTGCCGCGTCATCGAAGATCTCACTCTGATTTCCCAAAACGAAACAAATGAAACGGTGGACCACTGTTTAAAGTTACTGGAGCCTGTAAAGGTACTAGCCATTCTCTAAATATAATTAAGTAAAAACAAATCCAGCTTTCGTACCTCTATTGCAGCTGCACAACGCACACCAATTGGCGGAGTGGTGCATGTCGTACCTGTGCGTCAATTACAACATTATTTGTAAGTTTTCACTCAAGGGCCTGAAGGCCCTGCACCAGGATAATCAGGAGTACCTGCGCGAACACCGCTGGCCTCCAGTGTGGTATCTGAAGGACTACGACTACTATCAGCGCTGTCTCAACGAGCTGAACAAGGAGATCAAGCTGAAAACCTCACGTCGCGAGTCGCCGAACGATGACGAGGGCTGTCTCTGCTTCACCGGAGGTAAGTGTTTCAACGGGCGAGGCATTCTACGCCCCCACATCCCAGCACACACTTGACATCCCAGACCCATGACTCCGATCGGAGGATCAGATCAGGAATTCGTTTTAGACCGATAACAATTCTCTAATTGCTAGCAAGGCTCTTTGTGGCCCTTGGATAATGGACAAATCATCTTGGTTTGTATCCGTAGTCAGGTGCCTGGTTCtgttttcctttccttttgATTTCTTTGCTCATTTACAACGACAACGCCATCATCATGATATTAATGTGCGACATTTGGTCAAAGTATTCTCTTGCTGGCTGCTAGGTAAATCGAAGCGCAGCGAGGCCACTGGAACTGCGGAGAACAGCAATGCCGATAATCAAATCTTCAATAGCGCCGGAAACTCGATCAACCACATCGACTTGGAGGCGGATATGGACTTGAATCTCTGACACCCGGCCCTCGGG contains the following coding sequences:
- the RhoBTB gene encoding rho-related BTB domain-containing protein 1 isoform X1 produces the protein MDNEQPHQELVKCVLVGDTAVGKTRLICARACNKHVSLSQLLSTHVPTVWAIDQYRIYKDVLERSWEVVDGVNVSLRLWDTFGDHDKDRRFAYGRSDVVLLCFSIASPISLRNCKAMWYPEIRRFCPDVPVILVGCKNDLRYMYRDENYLSYFGEKGTFVRAALKSDLVMPDEARAVAKELGVAYYETSVFTYFGVNEVFENAIRSALIARRQQRFWMTNLKKVQKPLLQAPFRPPKPPPPEVTVMVGNYRQDIYNMFLSQAYTDLVLLGSGGTKFAVHRFMLAAASNIFQRLLSTELSDMGGRSSSESSMVSSTFGEATIADFNDDTESLIRYETRTQRMWEHLKRRSSYQALPLMESKRSSDLYRELHHPVLQSIRLVHVENQRGVNGLQTIVTLSKLISPQALNQCLRFIYTGTIDKDSNNLQEIREAADLLELPQLTQVLSRPSTVLESSSDDPSPHICLRIKESLERHCIGDGCFSDVTFELDDGLMKAHRAVLVGRCDVMRAMLLGDFREAHSNVIVFPGVTIYTFHKLLCYLYTDQIPPISAVKCLNLLELANRLCLPRLINLVECRVIEDLTLISQNETNETVDHCLKLLEPVKLHNAHQLAEWCMSYLCVNYNIICKFSLKGLKALHQDNQEYLREHRWPPVWYLKDYDYYQRCLNELNKEIKLKTSRRESPNDDEGCLCFTGVFSCWLLGKSKRSEATGTAENSNADNQIFNSAGNSINHIDLEADMDLNL
- the RhoBTB gene encoding rho-related BTB domain-containing protein 1 isoform X2, giving the protein MDNEQPHQELVKCVLVGDTAVGKTRLICARACNKHVSLSQLLSTHVPTVWAIDQYRIYKDVLERSWEVVDGVNVSLRLWDTFGDHDKDRRFAYGRSDVVLLCFSIASPISLRNCKAMWYPEIRRFCPDVPVILVGCKNDLRYMYRDENYLSYFGEKGTFVRAALKSDLVMPDEARAVAKELGVAYYETSVFTYFGVNEVFENAIRSALIARRQQRFWMTNLKKVQKPLLQAPFRPPKPPPPEVTVMVGNYRQDIYNMFLSQAYTDLVLLGSGGTKFAVHRFMLAAASNIFQRLLSTELSDMGGRSSSESSMVSSTFGEATIADFNDDTESLIRYETRTQRMWEHLKRRSSYQALPLMESKRSSDLYRELHHPVLQSIRLVHVENQRGVNGLQTIVTLSKLISPQALNQCLRFIYTGTIDKDSNNLQEIREAADLLELPQLTQVLSRPSTVLESSSDDPSPHICLRIKESLERHCIGDGCFSDVTFELDDGLMKAHRAVLVGRCDVMRAMLLGDFREAHSNVIVFPGVTIYTFHKLLCYLYTDQIPPISAVKCLNLLELANRLCLPRLINLVECRVIEDLTLISQNETNETVDHCLKLLEPVKLHNAHQLAEWCMSYLCVNYNIICKFSLKGLKALHQDNQEYLREHRWPPVWYLKDYDYYQRCLNELNKEIKLKTSRRESPNDDEGCLCFTGGKSKRSEATGTAENSNADNQIFNSAGNSINHIDLEADMDLNL